The Streptococcus suis DNA window GCGTTTTCAGTAAAGAAATGGTTGAAAAAAAGAAGTACATTAGCCAGGAAGAATTGACTGAACTGATTGGTATATTTTCATTGCTCCCAGGACCTTCTAGTACTCAAACGATTACTGCGATAGGATACCGTGTAGGTGGTCCAATAATAGCTCTCACAACACTTGGCATATGGATAATGCCAGCCCTCTTTACGATGAGCCTTTTAGGAATAATTTTAGATTGGTTGACATATCATCAACAATGGCAGTCGTTACTGACCTTTCTTCCTGCAACTGCGATTGCCTTTATTACTTACGCTGCTATTCAATTAACCCGCAAGGTTATTCACTCCAAAAATGATGGGCTTGAGTATCTTCTCTTTTGTTGCTTGGCTTTTCTTTTTATTCCCTGGTCTGTCTGGATGGTACTTGCATTGTTGCTATTCGGTGGTTTCTTAAGAATCCTTCCAAATCTTTTCAAGGTCCGAGATGAAATGAAGCAAGTAACAACGCATAGCAAGCCCAAGTGGTTTTTAGTTGGAATCATCCTTTTACTAGCTGTTTCTTTTGAGTCTGCAACTTTTTTCTGGGGTGGAAATATCTCCTTATTTTCTTCCATATACCGTTATGGTTATTCCGTCATTGGTGGTGGTCAGGTCATGATTCCTCTAATGATCCAAGATTTAGTTAATGGACAACATTTCCTAAACCAAGTTGACTTCTTAGCAGGTTATACATTAGATCAAGCTGTTCCCGGACCCCTTTTTAGTTTTGCTGCATTTGTTACTTCACGCTCATTAACAGGCTCACCTTTTCTTATTCTATTGCTAGGTATGGTTGGAGGAGCACTGATCTTTCTGCCCGGGATATTATTGGTCTTTTTCGCAACTCCACTATGGCAAGAATACCGCAACTTGCACTATGTACGACATTTTCTAAAAGGTGTCTCAATTGTCGTTGCTGCGATCATTACATGGACTGCCTTCAAACAAATGCCACTACTCAATGATTCGCTTAGTATGTGGTTGGTCTTCCTCGCCTCACTGGCTTTTCTTCTTTATAAAAAAATACCTGCTCCACTCATTGTGATGGCAAGCCTATTATTAGGCCTCTTATGGGGATAATTGGTTTCCAACAATAGAAAACAAAAACTGGCAGTATGCTTACTAAGATCAGTTATTGAAACTGTCTACAAGAGTATACTTCCAGTTCTTTTCGTTCTCAATTATGTCATTATGTTAATCATCTAAATGCTGTAACTTCCCTCGGAAGTCTTCAATACTATGATAGCCTTTTTCAAGCATGATGGCTTGCAATTCAGCTGTGATTCGTTCAAAAGCAACAGGACCTTCTTTATGAAGAGTAGTCCCAATTTGAACCATACTAGCACCACATAAAATATGCTCAAAAGCATCACGTCCCGTCAGAACACCACCTGTTCCAACAATCTGAATTTCAGGTTTCAACCGTTGATAAAAGGCATGGACATTGGCAAGGGCAGTTGGTTTGATATATTCTCCTCCAATACCCCCAAAACCATTTTTGGGTTTGATAACAACTGATTCATCTTCAATGTAGAGACCGTTACCAATTGAATTGACACAATTGACAAAGGCTAGTGGAAACTGATTAAAGATTGTTGCTGCTTGATCAAAATGAACAATATCAAAGTAAGGTGGCAACTTTATACCAAGCGGTTTTGTAAAATACGTGAATACTTCGCGCAAAATGGCTTCCGTCGTTTCAAAATCATATGCAATTTGTGGTTTTCCGGGAACATTGGGACAAGAGAGGTTTAGTTCTGTTAATCCTTTAAAGTCACTAGCCTCTACTGTTTTTAAAATCTGATGAGTTTCATCTGGCGACATTCCAACTAAGGATAAAACAAATGTGCGTTCTGGTTCCGTTTCCTGCAATTCCAACAAATAATCCAAATAATAATCCAAGCCTTGATTCGGCAAGCCCATCGAATTAATAGAGCCAAGCGGCACATTCTGGTACCGTGGTTCTGGGTTTCCCGAACGATATTCTAAGGTTGCTGTTTTTGTAACAAACGTTCCTGCTGCAGACTGTTTCACTTCATTCAGCTCTTCCTTGGTCATACACCAAACACCAGCTGCATTCATCAAGCAATTATCAAACTGAAATCCACCTAAACTTGTTGCTGTTGAAACCATATTATCCTCCATATAGGTCATTCTCTCTTGATTATATCATAAGAAACAAATGGATTTTCTTCATTTACAACTAACGTTCGGATTTTAAACCAAAATTTATTAAATTTTTTTAAAATTCTTACATTTTTTCTTTACAATTAAAAATCATAATGCTATAATAATTTTCAGATAAATTAAATTGTCAGACAATTTAATAAATAATAAAGAAATTAGGTGATCCACATGACAAATGCAAAAGCATACATCCAATCGTCATTCGAAGCTGTTAAAGCTCGTAATCCACACGAGACAGAATTCCTTCAAGCTGTAGAAGAGCTCTTCTCTACCCTTGAGCCTGTCTTTGAAGCACATCCGGAATATATTGAAGAAAACATTCTTGCTCGTATCGTTGAGCCAGAACGTGTTATCAGCTTCCGTGTTCCATGGACTGATAAAGATGGAAATGTTCAAGTTAACCGTGGCTACCGTGCACAGTTTAACTCATCTGTAGGCCCATACAAAGGTGGTCTTCGTTTCCACCCAACTGTTACACAATCTATCTTGAAATTCCTTGGTTTTGAACAAATCTTTAAAAACGTTTTGACTGGTCTCCCAATCGGTGGTGGTAAAGGTGGTTCAGACTTTGATCCTAAAGGAAAAACTGACGCTGAAATCATGCGCTTCTGCCAAAGCTTCATGACTGAATTGCAAAAACACATCGGTCCTTCACTTGATGTACCTGCTGGTGATATCGGTGTTGGTGGACGTGAAATTGGTTACTTGTATGGTCAATACAAACGCCTACGTCAATTTGATGCCGGTGTCTTGACTGGTAAACCTCTTGGCTTTGGTGGTTCATTGATCCGTCCAGAAGCAACTGGTTATGGTTTAGTTTACTTCACTGATAATATGTTGGCAGCAAACGGCAAATCATTCAAAGATCAAACCGTTCTTATCTCAGGTTCTGGTAACGTTGCTCAATACGCAGTTCAAAAAGCTGCTGAACTTGGTGCAAAAGTCATCTCAGTTTCTGATTCAAATGGTTACATCATTGACGAAACTGGTATCGACTTCGACCTCTTGGTAGACATTAAAGAAAAACGCCGCGCTCGTTTGACTGAATATGCTGCTGAAAAACCAACTGCAAAATACTTTGAAGGTTCTGTATGGAACTACGATGGCAAAGCAGACATTGCTCTTCCATGTGCAACTCAAAATGAAATCAACGGCGAGCAAGCTGCTGCCCTTGTGAAAAATGGCGTTTACTGTGTAGCTGAAGGTGCTAACATGCCATCTGACCTAGGTGCAATCAAAGTTTACAAAGAAAACGGTGTTCTTTACGGGCTTGCTAAAGCTGCGAACGCTGGTGGTGTTGCCGTATCAGCACTTGAAATGAGCCAAAACAGCCTTCGCTTGTCATGGACTCGTGAAGAAGTTGATGGTCGTCTTAAAGACATCATGGCAAACATCTTCAACACAGCTAAAGAAACTGCAGAAAAATACGACCTTGGTAAAGACTACCTTGCTGGTGCTAACATTGCTGCGTTTGAACAAATTGCAGATGCAATGATTGCTCAAGGTTTGGTATAATCTCCAGCTTATTTGTGATAGCCTCCAACCAATTAAATAACTATAAGCGAAATCCCGAATTGCAAAAATCAATTCGGGATTTTTTCTATTAGATTCCTTCAGAAATCAAATCTGTCCACATGGCCTCTTCATAAACGAGACCAAAACTTGACACGTCATCTACACCATAAATGAGTTTTACATTTATTTTCTCACCTGGTTCTAACTTTTCAACCAAATTGACATCATATGTACTTAAGTCTAATGTATAAGGTATTTGAGTCGTTTGATCGATAAGGTTGAAATAATATTCGTCAAAATACACTCTTTCATCTGTTGCATTCTCAACCTCCATCTCAACAACGTATGCTGAACTATAATAATCATCCACTAAGCTTACGCTGTCATCTTTTCCCATCGATGTCACTGTTACATCCAGACCATCTGAAAAATTAACTTTATCACCTATCTGGTACTCTTCATATGTCAAAGTCTCGTCTAAATAATCTGGATAGGTTGTCCCTTGACTTTGTGATACATTGAGACCTAAAGTCAAAACAATACATGTAAACCCTAGTACAAATGTTAGTACCAACCCAACAATTGTTGTCCAAAAAAGTGGTTGCCGGTATAAAGGTTTCTTTCGATAGTACATTTGTCCATCTTCAATAACAAAGTCTTTCAATCTTCTCCTCCTCTTCAGCTTACGCTTGGTTCTCTTATGGCAATTCGATACCTGCTTGCCTTAGTGCATCTTGGTATAAACCAAAAAATTGATGATAGGCTACTGTTTGTTGACCATTTGTTACAAATAAGTTGACACGAAAAACAAATTGTCCTGTTACCGTCGTTTTCGGCCCTAAAATGCTGACATTGGTAATCTGTTCAAACTTGCTTAACTCACGATTATTGACTTCCTCTATAATACGGTAAACTTGTTCTAGATCTGTATTAAATTTCAATGGGATATCAATTTGTGCACGCATTTCCCCGCGCGACTGATTGCTGACAACTAAAATATTACGATTTGGAATAAAATGTAGGGTTCCATCTGCATCACGCACTTTCGTTGTCCGAATCCCCATGCTAACAATCGTACCAGAAATAGTAATTGGTCCATTTGTCAACTTGACAGCATCCCCTACATCAAACTGTCGTTCAATCAAGATAAAGAATCCATTGACTAAGTCTGACAAAAATCCTTGTGCTCCCAGTCCAACAGCAACCCCTGCAATCCCGGCACCCGCCAACAAGCTTGAGACAGGTAAGCCTAGAATACTGAGTACACAGTAAAGCAGAATAAAATAAAAAAGATAGTTTAAACTGCTTTCCGCTAATCGACTGATTGTCTTTTGGCGTCCTTGCTCATGGTTTGAAATCTTTAGAGACGGTACAAGCACTTTTTTAACTGAAGCTTTAGCGATTTTCTTCAGAATATAAAATGTAATGAACAGTAAAATAAGAGACAAAATCTTGTTCAGGCTAGCAGTCACAATCGCCTCAACATTAAACTGAGACAAATACTTTGTAATAAAATCATTCATGAGATAATTATAGCAGAAAACACCCTAAAAGAACAAAAAGACAGCCGAGTGGCTGACTTAATACGTTAAAAATATTAGAGAATAGGCCTAACAGAATCCATCAAACCTTGGTTGAAATCATTGTGATATCCGTCTCCACACCATGCGGTACTCTGTACGTTCTGCACCTAGATTAACTATCTTTTTGACACCATCAAATCAGAAGCCCACTTTTTCATAGAAGGAAATGGCACGCGCATTCCCCTCCTACCACGATTTCCAAAGATCTAATCATCGTTCTAACATACGTATATATGTTTTTGGATAATTAAAAAACCGAGACTTAGCTCGATTTTTTGATTAATTTAATAAATAACTCACTGAAAATAAATGACGGTTTTCGATGAGTAGCTTGGAAATACAAACGTGTCTCCTTGATAATAACTGGTGATAAGGCTAGTAAAGCTATTAAGTTTGGTAGGGCCATGAGACCATTCACTATATCTGCAATCGTCCAAATCAAGTCCAACTTCAGGAAACCACCGAGAGCTACCATTAGTATGAAGACCAACCGATAGGGTAAAATTGATTTTGTTCCGAAAAGAAATTCAATACAGCGCTCACCATAATATGACCAACCCAGAATCGTTGTAAATGCAAAGAGAACCAAGCTAATAGTCAAGGCAATTGTCCCTGGATTACCAAAAACAGTTGCAAATGCTGCCTGAGTCAGCGGAGCACCCTCAAGTCCTTCCACCGTCCACTGACCAGTCACCAAAATAGATAAACCTGTTAAACTACAAATAATAATGGTATCAATGAAAGTACCGGTCATAGAAATCAAACCTTGCTCAACGGCATTCTCTGATTTTGCTGCAGCAGCGGCAATGGGAGCAGAACCTAAACCAGATTCATTAGAAAATACACCACGAGCAATTCCTCTCTGGATTGCTTCTTTTACTGTTGCCCCAGCAAAACCACCAACAGCTGCAGAAGGAGTCAGTGCTGAACTAACTACTAATTTCAACGCAGGAATCAACTGATCTGCATGTGTTATTAA harbors:
- a CDS encoding chromate transporter, encoding MKQAIETREFIKTVVICTLASYGGPEAHYGVFSKEMVEKKKYISQEELTELIGIFSLLPGPSSTQTITAIGYRVGGPIIALTTLGIWIMPALFTMSLLGIILDWLTYHQQWQSLLTFLPATAIAFITYAAIQLTRKVIHSKNDGLEYLLFCCLAFLFIPWSVWMVLALLLFGGFLRILPNLFKVRDEMKQVTTHSKPKWFLVGIILLLAVSFESATFFWGGNISLFSSIYRYGYSVIGGGQVMIPLMIQDLVNGQHFLNQVDFLAGYTLDQAVPGPLFSFAAFVTSRSLTGSPFLILLLGMVGGALIFLPGILLVFFATPLWQEYRNLHYVRHFLKGVSIVVAAIITWTAFKQMPLLNDSLSMWLVFLASLAFLLYKKIPAPLIVMASLLLGLLWG
- a CDS encoding dihydroorotate oxidase; protein product: MVSTATSLGGFQFDNCLMNAAGVWCMTKEELNEVKQSAAGTFVTKTATLEYRSGNPEPRYQNVPLGSINSMGLPNQGLDYYLDYLLELQETEPERTFVLSLVGMSPDETHQILKTVEASDFKGLTELNLSCPNVPGKPQIAYDFETTEAILREVFTYFTKPLGIKLPPYFDIVHFDQAATIFNQFPLAFVNCVNSIGNGLYIEDESVVIKPKNGFGGIGGEYIKPTALANVHAFYQRLKPEIQIVGTGGVLTGRDAFEHILCGASMVQIGTTLHKEGPVAFERITAELQAIMLEKGYHSIEDFRGKLQHLDD
- a CDS encoding NADP-specific glutamate dehydrogenase, encoding MTNAKAYIQSSFEAVKARNPHETEFLQAVEELFSTLEPVFEAHPEYIEENILARIVEPERVISFRVPWTDKDGNVQVNRGYRAQFNSSVGPYKGGLRFHPTVTQSILKFLGFEQIFKNVLTGLPIGGGKGGSDFDPKGKTDAEIMRFCQSFMTELQKHIGPSLDVPAGDIGVGGREIGYLYGQYKRLRQFDAGVLTGKPLGFGGSLIRPEATGYGLVYFTDNMLAANGKSFKDQTVLISGSGNVAQYAVQKAAELGAKVISVSDSNGYIIDETGIDFDLLVDIKEKRRARLTEYAAEKPTAKYFEGSVWNYDGKADIALPCATQNEINGEQAAALVKNGVYCVAEGANMPSDLGAIKVYKENGVLYGLAKAANAGGVAVSALEMSQNSLRLSWTREEVDGRLKDIMANIFNTAKETAEKYDLGKDYLAGANIAAFEQIADAMIAQGLV
- a CDS encoding DUF4352 domain-containing protein, producing MYYRKKPLYRQPLFWTTIVGLVLTFVLGFTCIVLTLGLNVSQSQGTTYPDYLDETLTYEEYQIGDKVNFSDGLDVTVTSMGKDDSVSLVDDYYSSAYVVEMEVENATDERVYFDEYYFNLIDQTTQIPYTLDLSTYDVNLVEKLEPGEKINVKLIYGVDDVSSFGLVYEEAMWTDLISEGI
- a CDS encoding mechanosensitive ion channel family protein, which encodes MNDFITKYLSQFNVEAIVTASLNKILSLILLFITFYILKKIAKASVKKVLVPSLKISNHEQGRQKTISRLAESSLNYLFYFILLYCVLSILGLPVSSLLAGAGIAGVAVGLGAQGFLSDLVNGFFILIERQFDVGDAVKLTNGPITISGTIVSMGIRTTKVRDADGTLHFIPNRNILVVSNQSRGEMRAQIDIPLKFNTDLEQVYRIIEEVNNRELSKFEQITNVSILGPKTTVTGQFVFRVNLFVTNGQQTVAYHQFFGLYQDALRQAGIELP
- a CDS encoding sodium:alanine symporter family protein codes for the protein MLELFKAINNFVWGPPLLLLLVGTGVYFTIRLGLFQLSKLPTAFRLIFSSDQSGQGDVSSFAALCTALAATVGTGNIVGVATAITTGGPGALFWMWVAAFFGMATKYAEGFLAIKYRTRDADGHAAGGPMHYITIGMGQKWKPLAIFFAISGVLVALLGIGTFSQVNSITSSLEVSFGLSPQLISILLAVLVAVIIFGGIETISKVSTKVVPFMAILYILATIVILITHADQLIPALKLVVSSALTPSAAVGGFAGATVKEAIQRGIARGVFSNESGLGSAPIAAAAAKSENAVEQGLISMTGTFIDTIIICSLTGLSILVTGQWTVEGLEGAPLTQAAFATVFGNPGTIALTISLVLFAFTTILGWSYYGERCIEFLFGTKSILPYRLVFILMVALGGFLKLDLIWTIADIVNGLMALPNLIALLALSPVIIKETRLYFQATHRKPSFIFSELFIKLIKKSS